One genomic segment of [Phormidium] sp. ETS-05 includes these proteins:
- a CDS encoding CO2 hydration protein, with translation MVQAPPQTEAKLPPSEHIFADIIHRLEAGGSMLPDTPENLMQIIGIYKAYAVPMDFYWRDLLYIAERVFLDPLPFFKYFLPQEYLDLHNHYAGDDADLRIWRGRATAHPELLEFMAKGELKSNLPRLVHHLWHDRINMEFAEACMRAMLWHQGMGGKFNDYLESEEYKANADRAIKAYFQGNPAMLALYKIFPEMFLEQVRQMSYYANLGLFWEVMAPVFFEMSDIYDEGGFKGVPDAMQFLVNGIFAIAGRPIYHHVYIGDKCYEIIPKSKGFTWLYEAALPYVEAVFYRTAPFRGTKSYNAQAKQVPDEQKDFHYGILYADVFPVGTAGIPPTMLMQDMLHFLPPYLVDYYRKHCRGEDDMLIQLGISFQRSMYNVTSAVIQALRQALLYPLDDPNPRHLMANRAFFESQLDRFKRPEARIRDIQRQDYR, from the coding sequence ATGGTACAAGCACCACCACAAACCGAAGCCAAATTACCCCCATCGGAGCATATCTTCGCTGATATTATCCACCGCCTGGAGGCGGGGGGGTCGATGCTGCCCGATACTCCCGAAAACCTGATGCAAATCATTGGCATCTACAAAGCCTATGCGGTGCCAATGGATTTTTACTGGCGGGACTTATTATATATTGCGGAACGGGTGTTTTTAGACCCGCTGCCATTTTTTAAATACTTCTTGCCCCAAGAATATCTCGACCTGCATAATCATTATGCGGGAGATGATGCCGACTTGCGCATCTGGCGGGGACGGGCTACCGCACACCCAGAACTGCTGGAGTTTATGGCGAAGGGTGAACTAAAGTCTAATCTCCCCCGCTTGGTGCATCACTTGTGGCACGATCGGATTAACATGGAATTTGCCGAAGCCTGTATGCGCGCTATGTTGTGGCATCAAGGTATGGGGGGGAAATTCAACGACTATTTGGAATCTGAGGAATACAAAGCCAATGCCGATCGGGCTATCAAGGCATATTTCCAAGGCAACCCCGCCATGCTCGCCTTGTACAAAATATTCCCAGAGATGTTTCTAGAACAAGTGCGCCAAATGTCTTATTATGCCAACCTGGGATTATTCTGGGAAGTGATGGCGCCAGTGTTCTTTGAAATGTCCGATATTTATGATGAGGGCGGCTTTAAAGGCGTACCCGATGCCATGCAGTTTTTAGTCAACGGCATTTTCGCTATAGCAGGGCGTCCGATTTACCATCATGTGTATATCGGCGATAAATGCTATGAAATCATCCCCAAATCTAAGGGATTTACCTGGCTTTATGAAGCAGCTTTGCCTTATGTAGAGGCAGTTTTTTACCGCACGGCACCTTTCCGGGGCACCAAGTCTTATAATGCTCAGGCGAAACAAGTGCCCGATGAGCAAAAAGATTTTCACTACGGCATTTTGTACGCCGATGTTTTCCCCGTAGGCACTGCAGGCATTCCTCCCACGATGCTGATGCAGGATATGCTGCACTTTTTGCCCCCCTATCTGGTGGATTATTATCGGAAACATTGCCGGGGTGAAGATGATATGCTGATTCAGTTGGGGATTTCTTTCCAGCGATCGATGTATAATGTGACTTCGGCGGTGATTCAGGCACTGCGTCAGGCGTTGCTTTATCCTTTAGATGACCCCAACCCCCGGCATTTGATGGCGAACCGGGCGTTTTTTGAAAGTCAGCTCGATCGCTTCAAGCGTCCCGAAGCTCGCATCCGCGATATTCAGCGCCAAGATTATCGTTAA
- a CDS encoding fasciclin domain-containing protein, producing MPDIVDIAVSAGSFQTLVAAVQAANLVDALKSPGPFTVFAPTDEAFAKLPPGTIHTLLQNIPQLARILTYHVVSGKLMKSDLEKLSSVTSLEGSPIKIDCTYAFEVKNATVVAADIEADNGVIHVIDNVILMG from the coding sequence ATGCCAGATATCGTCGATATTGCCGTTAGTGCCGGTTCCTTCCAAACCCTAGTTGCCGCCGTCCAAGCAGCCAATTTAGTTGACGCACTCAAAAGTCCCGGCCCCTTCACCGTATTTGCCCCCACCGATGAAGCCTTCGCCAAATTGCCTCCGGGAACTATTCACACCCTGCTGCAAAACATTCCCCAACTCGCCAGAATTCTCACCTATCACGTAGTATCCGGCAAACTGATGAAAAGTGACTTGGAAAAACTCAGTAGCGTCACTTCTTTAGAAGGCTCCCCCATCAAAATCGATTGCACCTACGCCTTTGAAGTGAAAAACGCCACCGTTGTCGCCGCCGATATTGAAGCGGATAACGGTGTAATTCACGTAATTGATAATGTCATCCTCATGGGTTAG
- a CDS encoding CDP-alcohol phosphatidyltransferase family protein: MTSPPKPQKMVKSIPALLVVLRFLIDPFLIWDAVDGQTSLGFIIAFIVAFLSDIFDGIIARRLGVSTAKLRQADSWADVCLYLCIAYSAWQVHREIILNFQWPLLAVVFIQLVWWAVNLIKYGKPASYHTYSAKLWGLTLFTATVAMFGFNYAGIALWLAIIVGFIHPIEEIAMTLILPEWTHDVLSIFHAFKLRRSGSELSPDTRKMS, from the coding sequence GTGACATCACCGCCTAAACCCCAAAAAATGGTAAAATCCATTCCTGCCCTCCTAGTTGTCCTCCGCTTTCTCATCGATCCATTCCTGATTTGGGATGCCGTTGACGGCCAAACCAGTCTAGGTTTTATCATCGCCTTTATCGTGGCCTTCCTCTCGGATATCTTCGATGGCATTATCGCTCGGCGTCTCGGGGTCAGCACCGCTAAATTGCGCCAAGCAGATAGCTGGGCTGATGTATGCCTTTATCTCTGCATCGCCTATAGCGCTTGGCAAGTGCATCGGGAGATTATCTTAAATTTTCAATGGCCTTTGCTCGCGGTGGTATTTATCCAGTTAGTCTGGTGGGCAGTGAACTTAATCAAATACGGCAAACCGGCCAGCTATCACACTTATTCCGCCAAACTTTGGGGCTTAACTCTGTTTACCGCCACCGTGGCGATGTTCGGATTTAATTACGCCGGAATTGCCCTTTGGCTAGCAATTATTGTGGGTTTCATTCATCCAATTGAAGAAATTGCTATGACCCTGATTTTGCCCGAATGGACTCACGATGTGCTAAGTATATTTCATGCCTTCAAATTGCGCCGTTCCGGTTCTGAATTATCCCCAGATACTAGAAAAATGTCTTAA
- a CDS encoding YdcF family protein, giving the protein MEWKGGGPPESADMAKIAEAMGVPPEVIFQDPDSHNTHQNAVNVRKILDAKNIKGPVLLVTSASHMPRSLGVFRRQGIEAIPAPTDFLVSQQELEELQGTWQARLLNILPDAYHLHKITQHLKEYIGGGVYRLRGWM; this is encoded by the coding sequence ATCGAATGGAAAGGCGGCGGTCCCCCCGAATCCGCCGATATGGCCAAAATCGCCGAAGCAATGGGAGTCCCCCCAGAAGTCATTTTCCAAGACCCCGACTCCCACAACACCCACCAAAACGCCGTCAACGTCCGCAAAATCCTAGATGCCAAAAACATCAAAGGCCCCGTGTTGCTAGTCACATCCGCCTCCCATATGCCCCGGTCCCTAGGGGTTTTCCGTCGCCAAGGCATCGAAGCCATCCCCGCACCCACCGATTTTCTGGTCAGCCAACAAGAACTAGAAGAACTCCAAGGCACCTGGCAAGCTCGATTACTCAATATCCTGCCCGATGCTTATCATCTTCATAAAATCACCCAACACTTAAAAGAATACATTGGCGGCGGAGTTTATCGCCTGCGCGGTTGGATGTAA
- a CDS encoding Uma2 family endonuclease: MSQTASEKIRWTTADLQLFPENGNRYEIIDGDLFVTRAPSWKHQEVCGRIFAALDAWSLATGLGRAAIAPGVIFSEADNVIPDVVWASNARLEMLLDTAGHLTRAPELIVEVLSPGKENQLRDKEAKLKLYSSRGVQEYWLVDWQLQEIQVYRRESVRLVLVATWLNRDLISLPLFPGFSCAIASLFA; encoded by the coding sequence ATGAGTCAGACGGCAAGTGAAAAAATCCGCTGGACTACGGCTGATTTACAGCTATTCCCTGAAAATGGCAACCGCTATGAGATTATCGATGGAGATTTATTTGTGACTAGAGCCCCAAGTTGGAAACATCAGGAGGTATGTGGGAGAATTTTTGCTGCCTTGGATGCTTGGTCGTTGGCTACAGGGTTGGGACGTGCAGCTATAGCTCCTGGGGTGATTTTCTCTGAAGCGGATAATGTAATTCCTGATGTAGTCTGGGCGAGCAATGCACGCCTGGAGATGCTCTTAGATACCGCCGGACATTTAACCCGGGCCCCAGAATTAATTGTTGAGGTGCTATCTCCCGGCAAAGAAAATCAACTGCGGGATAAAGAAGCTAAGCTGAAACTATATTCATCTCGCGGCGTTCAAGAATATTGGCTGGTAGATTGGCAGCTCCAAGAAATTCAAGTTTATCGGCGGGAATCGGTTCGCCTGGTGTTAGTCGCCACTTGGTTAAATAGGGATCTCATCAGTTTGCCTCTGTTCCCTGGTTTTTCCTGTGCTATTGCCTCCTTATTTGCTTAG